A DNA window from Aestuariispira ectoiniformans contains the following coding sequences:
- a CDS encoding histone deacetylase family protein: MKTVFSEKHKLRNVKTELAGGELVAPFECPVRAEHILNRVKDVQLGDIIAPNSYGLDPINRIHDGNYVNFLERCWTEWQKTGHKGEAIPIVFPVRTMRQKRPNDIEGQLGYYALGAETSIGDGTYEAARSAVDVALTAQKIVSAGERSAFALCRPPGHHAAADLYGGYCFFNNAAIAAQSFLDEGASRVAILDVDFHHGNGTQSIFYNREDVLFLSLHGDPVDAFPHYLGYDDENGAGHGEGFTANFPMKPGTDYTDWQEALKQACARISDYSPDALVISLGVDTFENDPISFFKLKTDDFKRYGAVLASLNLPTLFVMEGGYAVEEIGINAVNVLTGFEGG; the protein is encoded by the coding sequence ATGAAGACCGTCTTTAGTGAAAAGCACAAACTTAGAAATGTGAAAACGGAACTTGCAGGCGGCGAGTTGGTTGCTCCTTTTGAATGCCCTGTCCGCGCCGAACATATCCTGAACCGCGTCAAAGACGTTCAACTGGGGGATATTATCGCGCCCAATAGTTATGGACTTGATCCGATCAATCGGATCCATGACGGCAACTACGTCAATTTCCTTGAGCGATGCTGGACCGAGTGGCAGAAGACCGGCCATAAGGGCGAAGCGATCCCCATCGTTTTCCCGGTTCGGACCATGCGCCAGAAGCGACCGAACGATATTGAAGGCCAACTGGGTTATTACGCATTGGGTGCTGAAACGTCCATCGGTGACGGGACCTACGAAGCAGCCCGATCTGCCGTAGACGTCGCCCTTACCGCACAGAAGATCGTTTCCGCAGGAGAGCGGAGTGCCTTCGCCCTTTGCCGCCCACCGGGACACCACGCCGCAGCAGACCTCTATGGCGGCTATTGCTTCTTCAACAATGCCGCGATCGCCGCACAATCATTCCTCGATGAAGGAGCCTCACGTGTGGCGATCCTCGACGTTGATTTCCATCATGGAAATGGCACCCAGTCTATTTTCTATAACCGGGAGGATGTTTTATTCCTTTCCTTGCATGGGGACCCGGTGGATGCCTTCCCGCATTACCTGGGATACGACGACGAAAACGGTGCGGGGCACGGTGAAGGCTTCACGGCCAACTTCCCGATGAAACCCGGGACGGACTATACCGACTGGCAGGAAGCGCTCAAACAGGCCTGCGCAAGAATTTCAGACTATTCCCCCGATGCACTGGTCATCTCACTCGGCGTTGATACCTTTGAGAATGACCCCATATCCTTTTTCAAGCTGAAGACGGATGACTTCAAACGGTATGGCGCCGTGCTCGCCAGCCTGAACCTTCCCACTCTTTTTGTAATGGAA
- a CDS encoding aspartate aminotransferase family protein: MRSDTNNLEAFWMPFTANRQFKKNPRMLVEAEGMFYTNDQGQKILDGTAGLWCVNAGHKRPKIVEAIQKQAAELDYAPAFQMGHPKAFELASKLVQLTPQGMDHVFYTNSGSESVETALKIAIAYQRARGEGTRTRLIGRERGYHGVNFGGISVGGIVSNRKTFGTLLTGVDHLPHTHDLERNAFTRGQPEHGAEFADDLERICALHDPSTIAAVIVEPMAGSTGVLLPPKGYLQRLREICDKYGILLIFDEVITGFGRLGSPFAADFFGVTPDIITTAKGLTNGVVPMGAVFVRDEIYNTFMTGPENMIELFHGYTYSGNPIACAAGLATLETYKEEGLLTRGADMAQYWEDSIHALADCKNVKDIRNMGLIGAIELEGIAGEPTKRAFNAFLKAYEKGVLIRTTGDIIALSPPLIIEKEHIDQLFSTLRDVLNSLD; encoded by the coding sequence ATGCGTAGCGACACAAATAACCTTGAAGCCTTCTGGATGCCCTTTACCGCCAACCGGCAGTTCAAAAAGAACCCGCGGATGCTGGTGGAAGCCGAAGGGATGTTCTACACCAACGACCAGGGCCAGAAGATTCTGGATGGCACGGCTGGTCTGTGGTGCGTGAACGCAGGTCATAAACGCCCGAAAATCGTCGAGGCAATCCAGAAACAGGCTGCTGAACTGGATTACGCGCCCGCTTTCCAGATGGGGCATCCGAAAGCCTTCGAACTGGCCTCCAAGCTGGTGCAGTTGACCCCGCAGGGGATGGACCACGTCTTCTACACCAACTCCGGGTCCGAATCCGTTGAAACGGCTCTCAAAATCGCAATCGCCTATCAACGCGCCCGCGGCGAAGGAACCCGTACCCGCTTGATTGGCCGGGAACGTGGTTATCACGGTGTGAACTTTGGCGGTATTTCCGTTGGCGGCATTGTCTCCAACAGGAAGACCTTCGGTACGCTTCTGACCGGCGTCGATCACCTGCCCCACACGCATGACCTGGAACGCAACGCATTCACCCGCGGCCAGCCGGAACACGGCGCCGAATTCGCCGACGATCTGGAACGGATCTGTGCCCTGCATGACCCGTCCACCATTGCGGCTGTGATCGTCGAACCGATGGCGGGCTCCACCGGCGTGCTGTTGCCGCCGAAAGGCTATTTGCAGCGCCTGCGCGAAATCTGCGACAAATACGGCATCCTTCTGATCTTTGATGAAGTCATCACCGGCTTCGGCCGCCTGGGCAGCCCGTTCGCAGCAGACTTCTTCGGGGTCACACCGGATATCATCACGACAGCCAAGGGTCTTACCAACGGTGTCGTCCCGATGGGCGCAGTCTTCGTCCGCGACGAAATCTACAATACATTCATGACTGGTCCGGAGAACATGATCGAATTGTTCCACGGATACACCTATTCCGGAAATCCGATTGCCTGTGCTGCCGGTCTTGCCACCCTGGAAACCTATAAAGAAGAAGGTTTGCTGACACGCGGTGCGGATATGGCGCAGTATTGGGAAGATTCCATTCACGCGCTGGCCGACTGCAAAAATGTCAAAGACATCCGCAACATGGGCCTGATTGGTGCAATTGAACTGGAAGGGATTGCCGGAGAGCCGACCAAACGTGCCTTCAATGCCTTCCTCAAAGCCTATGAGAAAGGTGTCCTGATTCGCACCACCGGCGACATCATCGCCCTCTCTCCGCCGCTGATCATTGAGAAAGAGCATATTGACCAGCTTTTCTCCACACTCCGCGATGTGTTGAATTCCCTGGACTAA